ATAGGGCCAATTCCATTTACAACAGCTGTTACTGCAATTTGACATTAATTTCTAAATAACGGCGATACACATTATGAACTGCAATAAGAATGCCTTTTGAATTCTAATTGATTTCctgaatttttaaatgtgtaaatatgttttataaaaaaaaataaaataaaaaggctaTTTGGGTCTTTATACTtcacacatttcacatttagtttaattCAGTAATTGTGGTTTCtttattaattgtaaaatttgcTATATATTTCTGAGGGACAAAATGTTTCGAAGTCAAtccaacattttaaaatgtataaaagtaatcttagatagatagatagatagatagattaaatCAGATATATACTAGATAGATATTAAAAACTCAGACAGATAACAAATAAGATATAGATAGATCGGAAAGATGAAAATATCAGGAtaaatagatatagatagatagacagttagacagttagatagatagatagatagatagatagatagatagatagatactagATAGATATTAActcagataaaaaaataaagatctagatagatagatagatagattaaatCAGATAAATACTAGATCGATATTAACtcagataaaaaataaagagatgatagatagatagatagatagatagaaatcaGATACTAGATTAACAAATCAGAAAGATGAAAAAtcaggatagatagatagatagatagatagatagatagatagatagatagatagatagatggattaAATCAGATATATACTAGATAGATATTAACTCagacagataaaaaaataaagatagatatatagaaatCAGATACTAGATTAACAAATCAGAAAGATGAAAAAAtcaggatagatagatagatagatagatagatagatagatagatacatttGTCTGTGATTTTATCTGTATTGCTCTTCCTGTTATTCCAAATTCCATTATTACTTTCTTTGGAGTGTATCCCAAATTCACACTCATTCTCAAATTCAGATTTTGGCACTACCCTGTTACTTACCAGATGAAGCACATTACAGGTTGACCTTTTACAATGACAAACCTGTCCATTTTGTGGTACTGTCTCTACTGtgatatttaaaacatgattgATAGATGATGCTTGAAGAGGATCATGTTTTGACAAACACAGAAGATGTGTGAGCTTTACTCTCTTCCCCAGGAAACTCTTACCTGTCTTTTGGAGTGCTCACTAATCTCACCTGGCATGTCGTGAGCACTCTTGATAAGCGTCTTCGCGATGTGGTAGTAGTAAACAGAGATAATGCTCAGAGGGATGAGGAAGTAGACGAGGAATATCATAATTGAGTGAATCTTGGGATGCATCTCGTTGGAGAGTGGATACGGCACACAAGCGGTGAACGTCGTGTTCTTGTCTGGCATATGAACCACCTGCGAGAAGACCGCCTCAGGGATAGCCAGCAGCACTGAGACAACCCATATAGTGATAGCCTTCAAGCAGGTCCAGAACACTGCGCTGGAGGTCTGGATGTCCATGGGATTTACAATAGCTTTGTGTCTAAGAGAAACATATGTGAAGAATCATCAGCACACAGATTGCTGGGCCTTTCATCCTGGTTGAGGATGAATGAAAGACAAAATTGCCTTGTTTATCAACAATTTATCAGTGCTTGAGGGAAAACATCACTGTGGGCTTTTATCTGAAGTCAGATTTGATTCTCTGCTGCGGTTTATGGTTAGACCACTAGGGTGTGTGTTATTAGTAAAACAACAGTTTGAGATTAGGCGCTTTAACCGTTACTAATCTGTTTCTTAAATAGTTTCATTTCATGTTGTTTAATTACTGCTGTCATCATACAAGGATATATTTCTCTTATTGGATAAGTTTGTTATGTGAGCTTGTTAGTTTTTGAAGGATTTAAGTACTCTGTCAACACAGTCATAATTCGTCATTCGTTAGAACATTAGACAGTAACATTAGAAGTATTCCCAAGGGTCgtagcactttaaaaaaaattacaagcaaGAAGAATAATTTAATTGTCCTTGGggaataaaaacagttaatttttttctttttttactctgGCACTACAGATTTTTAGGTTTTTGGAAGTATGAATTCAGAATTTTACACACTTTTATGGtaaatattttggaaatttaaaatatgttcatataagtatttttggatatataatatccaaaaatatttaaaaatatttatattaacatattttaaatttcaaaaatatttaacataaaacagtgtaaaattcagaatctatctatctatctatctatctatctatatacatgtatatatatctatatattacaCTGTGACTTGTGTTaaacatactgtacataaatgtaaaaatgaaaagaaattatataatgtttactTCTCTATACTACTTGTTcatacaaaaaattacattggGGATTAACAATagtgataaaaatatattaatatttttaaaactatatatatatatatatatatatatatattcagtatatatacatacatatatattttttatgtatgtatatataatagtagtttaatatatatagtttcaaatgtatatatttatatcactATTGTTGATCaccagtgttaattttttttcacaataaagTAGTACAGAGAagtacacattaaattaaaaaatatatatttatttatttatttacttatttatttaacagttctttttttaattttgtttatttctctaAACTTAATCCTAAAAAAACCTTTACACTGGGGAtcagcaataataatataaatatataaatatttttgaaaccCTATTTTCCCTACAATATGATTAGtgttaaatatactgtatgtgtgtgtgtgtgtgtgtgtgtgtgtgtgccatttttctatcttttttcttacatattttttacatttaatgtttacttCTCTATACTTGATCCTACAAAACCCTTTATGCTGTAGATCAGTCATAGTAATATaaatatctcaatatttttaaaaccctctaaatatttttgaaaccccatatttgtatttttctttcttttcttatttactGTTTACTTCTCTATATGTTACTTCTCTCCTAAGAAATCTTTACACTGGGGATCAGCAATAGTAAGTCCAAAACTACATGATCAAAGTCATAAATTATTCATCTCTAGGTTAATGTTTTTTCCTAAAAGAAAAGCTGTCCTATAGGAAATACGATATTTCCTGTGCACATCTTTCCGATATTCTGCTGGAGCTGCAAAGCCCACAGACAGAAAAACCCAAACACAAAAACCAATAGAGGAAATTCATGGTGGAAAATTGGTTGCTTTTGTTCCAAGGAAATTGTCTATTTTCTCCTATTGACAAACTGGCCCGGTTTGATCTATTCGACAATGTCCTTTAGACATTCTGCTGCCATCATCTCTAAGGTAAATGGAAATCTCATATGACAGCATCCTCGCCCTGACGTCTCCCCTCCACCAGGTTTCAGTGCCCCGGGCTTGCTTTTTCCTCTCTCAATGAAAACTGACTGTCCTGCCTGAGGCGTGGGTTAGCTAGGGAGCGCCACAATCACAGCCTGATTTCTCCCCGAGTAAACAAGTCCCAATTGAACATACAGTATGAACCGACTAACATGCAAATGAACTTGATTGTATTTCACGCATGCCTGTGAATGCTGAGGAAGTTCTAATCAGATTAAGTCTTCAAAACAATCGTCTGGCGACAAGACAAATCGTCAGTGCGCTTGTCGTCCTTCCTCAGGCAGAAGCTTCTCAAATCTATCATTTCAGAGTTAATTCCTTTAGCCAGGAGATTCATTATTACAAGTAGCTGAACATTCACTACATTTTGCATCACGATTGTCGTTTTGGGGAACGGAACGGTTAATGCAGCCTACAGATCAATAGCAATAAACGAGAACTGCTTGGACCCCAGGGTGCTGGCATAATCACTGTGACACAAATGAACTTTCAGGTGCTCCAAACAACAAACAGACGGAGCAACAAATCAGACTAGGAAAGGTCATCACCTTTAGCCGGGGCCCCCAAGCACTGACACAACAATGAAGCATAAGACTAAGTATGGGAAACAGAGAGGACATTTGTCATCTTCACTACAGATTCTCAGCCACATTTTTAATGCTCTTTCACAGACTTCCAGTAATGAGCTtgtcagaaaataaaacaatcatattCGGCAGTCAATCATCATTTAGGATTTGACgtatatattttgaagataTTGCTATTTTCAGTTGCAGTTTATGGGATGAAATATTAGGGAATTATGGTTGAAGTGTATGTGGAGATTTCCTTGAATGAACAATAAGTTTGGCTAAGCTTTATCCCAAGCACTCATCTCTCGGCTGCAATGATGCCTCTGTTATTTACAGCAGCTACGGTCCAATTTGGTTATGAAAACGCTGcatttctataataaaattCACTGTGGTGGGAGTAAATCAGAATAATAATGTCAGGGGCAGGCTATATAGATGACTTCTAGCCGTCAACAAAAATTTATGTGTATAGAAAGTATAAAAAACCAAACTAGCTCATAAATCTTTCataatctgtctaaatctgtgctCTGTGCCCACCTAACCTCATCACTCTGTGTAATGTCAGAGAAATGAActgcatttttgttgttgagaaATACATCTGAGCCATGAATCAAATGCAATACAGAATCCCTTCAGGCTGGTTGCCAGATGCTGTGTGATATCTACATCATCGCGATTAATTTCTCTGTAAATCAAAGTAATTTGTATTTGCTCCCAGCTACAGGTGCTTAATAAGGAAGTGTATACTGCTTAATGAATTAAAGCAGTAACTACAGACTAAATATGAATGTTTTCATGTGgcttatatatataataagcaACAAACAACTtgatgtatactttttaaaaataaaatgatatatatacaaaagtagtctgaatatatgtatatattacatttttcctCTATTACTGTataagcaatatatatatacttcgTTTTTGTGTGTAAACGTCATTGTCTTAATAAATGTCTgtataaatgtcattattttcacAGTAGTGAAAGTGGCAGTGACTGCAATTGTTCATTGATGATTTTTTGCCTTACCTGTCCGCGCTCAGTGCCGTGAGAGTAAATACGGAGACTCCGACCGAGGTGAGCTGGATCACCGGGATCATCTTGCAAGCCACCGTTCCAAAAATCCACTCCTCATAGAAATACCTGAACGCGTCCACTGGAACACAAGTGACCAAAAGCAAAAGATCTCCCACGGCCAGGCTGGAGATGAAAATGTTTGGAACACTTCGCATCGCGCTGGTAGTGATGAATATTTTCACCAGAGTAATGTTGCCAAGTAAACCAACCGTTATGATAAGTATGTAGACCGACGGGATAACGCACCGAATGATGAAATGCACCGTTTCCCCTCCATCTGATGTCCAGTCATCTGTGAAGTTCTCATAAACTGAGGTATCCTCAGAAAAAGTGTGAtccatattttgttttagtggTTAGAAAGCAAAGGAGTTAGAAGGGCTTTAAAAGTTGTCCAGttagggagggagagagagagagaggtgctGTCCGCCAAACTTAGTGCTGAAATGAGCGATGTCTTCAGCCACGTCCCTAAAAGTTGACTGGCTTCTTTGACAGGCAGGAACAAGTAAAGGGGGAGCCTGTGGCaaaccattttaacatttaaccctttaaacaAACTATTATGTATTGATGTTATTAATACGTATTTTAGACTACCAGTTAGTATTGTTTTTCGTTTTTATACGTTTTAGTTTTCAAACCATAAATTTGACTgcttaaactgaattatgcTGGATAATGACACTGTTGTCTCCTGTAGCTGCTTTTTAGCTGAATCTTGCAACATCTTGCAACACTGTTATCCAACTATACATAACTGGCACAAACTGAATAATGACAATTCTGGCTTCTGTAGAACTACTTATAGCTTAATTGACCTTtcacaaacagcttgattgacaggcgatctgaccaatcataacgccaaATCCGCCATTTCGTCCGACAAAAAATTTAGACaagagagtagattaacttcagtggacttattatatattattgacatta
This is a stretch of genomic DNA from Labeo rohita strain BAU-BD-2019 chromosome 20, IGBB_LRoh.1.0, whole genome shotgun sequence. It encodes these proteins:
- the nmbr gene encoding neuromedin-B receptor, whose protein sequence is MDHTFSEDTSVYENFTDDWTSDGGETVHFIIRCVIPSVYILIITVGLLGNITLVKIFITTSAMRSVPNIFISSLAVGDLLLLVTCVPVDAFRYFYEEWIFGTVACKMIPVIQLTSVGVSVFTLTALSADRHKAIVNPMDIQTSSAVFWTCLKAITIWVVSVLLAIPEAVFSQVVHMPDKNTTFTACVPYPLSNEMHPKIHSIMIFLVYFLIPLSIISVYYYHIAKTLIKSAHDMPGEISEHSKRQTETRKRLAKIVLVFVGLFALCWFPNHVLYMYRSFNYRQIDSSLSHLIITLVARVLSFSSSCVNPFALYLLSESFRRHFNNQLLCRQRKYQERNTSYLQSTSAIRMTSIRKSTPAVANGHGQKTGACI